A genomic region of Thunnus maccoyii chromosome 13, fThuMac1.1, whole genome shotgun sequence contains the following coding sequences:
- the stoml3b gene encoding stomatin (EPB72)-like 3b gives MEMEDQIESQKRRGISREDLISERTGSLGCCGWFIFILSGIFTICLFPITIWFCLKIVQEYERAVIFRLGRITDRKAKGPGIFFILPCTDTFVKVDLRTVSFDIPPQEILTKDSVTVCVDGVVYFRVNDPIASVANVSNADFATRLLAQTTLRNVLGTKNLAELLSDREGIAHSMQTNLDEATDAWGIKVERVEIKDVKLPVQLQRAMAAEAEATREARAKVIAAEGEMNASRALKEASLVIAESPSALQLRYLQTLNTIAAEKNSTIIFPLPMDVLSHFMRK, from the exons ATGGAAATGGAGGACCAAATAGAGAGCCAGAAGAGAAGAGGAATAAGCAGAGAAGACCTAATAT cTGAACGGACAGGGTCTTTGGGATGTTGTGGCTGGTTCATATTCATACTGTCTGGCATCTTTACAATTTGCCTCTTCCCCATCACCATCTGGTTTTGTCTGAAG ATTGTTCAGGAATATGAACGTGCAGTCATCTTCAGACTAGGCCGCATCACAGACAGGAAGGCTAAAGGACCAG ggattttctttattttgccGTGCACTGATACCTTTGTGAAAGTGGATCTGCGAACAGTTTCCTTTGACATCCCACCCCAAGAG ATCCTGACCAAGGACTCAGTTACAGTTTGTGTGGATGGAGTGGTGTACTTCCGGGTCAATGACCCCATCGCCTCAGTGGCCAACGTGTCTAATGCTGACTTTGCCACCCGTCTGCTGGCTCAAACCACCCTCAGAAACGTCCTGGGGACCAAGAACCTGGCTGAGCTCTTGTCTGACCGTGAGGGCATCGCCCATAGCATGCAG ACAAACCTGGATGAAGCCACAGACGCCTGGGGTATCAAGGTTGAGCGTGTGGAAAttaaagatgtgaagctgccaGTTCAGCTGCAGAGAGCCATGGCTGCTGAAGCAGAGGCTACACGAGAGGCCAGAGCCAAG GTGATTGCAGCAGAAGGTGAGATGAACGCATCTCGTGCCCTGAAGGAGGCATCCCTCGTGATAGCAGAGTCTCCGTCAGCCCTGCAGCTTCGCTACCTGCAGACTCTCAACACCATCGCAGCAGAGAAGAACTCCACAATCATCTTCCCCCTGCCCATGGATGTCCTGTCTCACTTCATGCGGAAGTGA